In Nocardioides marinus, one DNA window encodes the following:
- a CDS encoding Gfo/Idh/MocA family oxidoreductase, which produces MPASETAAHDPSPATEPVRWGFLTTGKIARSVAADLALVPSARLVAVGARRQESADAFVTEHAPGARAHASYAAVVADPDVEVVYVASPHALHLEHARMAIEAGKHVMCEKPLTLNAREAEEMVGLAREHDVFLMEAMWTACHPVVRELRERLHAGHFGTPRQLRAELGFVVSADPDDRLLDPSLGASALLDMGIYPLTFAHLLLGAPEQLTATAALSEGGIDLDVALAGRYPGGALATMSASMTSWSDRSAAIATDTGRIELHGQFHHPDRAVFHPFDPGSTNDVSGQAEPVQILGREPVIGRGYAHEIAEVDRCVRAGLRESPLVPHDQTLAIMRQLDDVRRQVGVSYPADA; this is translated from the coding sequence GTGCCCGCCTCGGAGACCGCCGCCCACGATCCCAGCCCCGCCACCGAGCCCGTGCGGTGGGGCTTCCTCACCACCGGCAAGATCGCCCGCTCGGTGGCCGCCGACCTCGCCCTGGTCCCCTCCGCCCGACTCGTCGCCGTGGGCGCACGCCGGCAGGAGTCGGCCGATGCCTTCGTGACCGAGCACGCGCCGGGGGCCCGGGCGCACGCGTCGTACGCCGCCGTGGTCGCCGACCCCGACGTCGAGGTCGTCTACGTCGCCTCCCCCCACGCCCTGCACCTCGAGCACGCCCGGATGGCCATCGAGGCCGGCAAGCACGTGATGTGCGAGAAGCCGCTGACCCTCAACGCCCGCGAGGCCGAGGAGATGGTGGGACTGGCCCGCGAGCACGACGTCTTCCTCATGGAGGCGATGTGGACCGCCTGCCACCCGGTGGTCCGCGAGCTGCGCGAGCGCCTGCACGCGGGCCACTTCGGCACGCCGCGCCAGCTGCGCGCCGAGCTCGGCTTCGTCGTCTCCGCCGACCCCGACGACCGCCTGCTGGACCCCTCCCTGGGGGCCAGCGCCCTGCTCGACATGGGGATCTACCCCCTGACCTTCGCCCACCTCCTGCTCGGTGCGCCCGAGCAGCTCACCGCCACGGCCGCCCTGTCCGAGGGCGGCATCGACCTCGACGTCGCACTCGCCGGCCGCTACCCGGGCGGCGCGCTGGCCACCATGAGCGCCTCCATGACCAGCTGGTCGGACCGCTCCGCCGCGATCGCCACCGACACCGGACGCATCGAGCTGCACGGACAGTTCCACCACCCCGACAGGGCCGTCTTCCACCCCTTCGACCCCGGCTCCACCAACGACGTCAGCGGACAGGCCGAGCCCGTGCAGATCCTCGGGCGCGAGCCCGTCATCGGCCGCGGCTACGCCCACGAGATCGCCGAGGTCGACCGGTGCGTGCGCGCCGGCCTGCGCGAGAGCCCCCTGGTCCCCCACGACCAGACGCTCGCGATCATGCGCCAGCTCGACGACGTACGCCGCCAGGTCGGCGTCTCCTACCCCGCCGACGCCTGA
- a CDS encoding DUF3263 domain-containing protein translates to MEPQAHASLETPTGADALSERDRDILEFERQWWKYAGAKETAVREKFDMSSTRYYQVLNALIDRPEALEADPLLVRRLRRLRAARQRQRSARRLGFEV, encoded by the coding sequence ATGGAGCCACAGGCCCACGCCAGCCTCGAGACGCCGACCGGCGCCGACGCGCTGTCGGAGCGGGACCGGGACATCCTGGAGTTCGAGCGTCAGTGGTGGAAGTACGCCGGCGCCAAGGAGACCGCGGTCCGCGAGAAGTTCGACATGAGCTCGACGCGCTACTACCAGGTGCTCAACGCCCTCATCGACCGTCCCGAGGCGCTCGAGGCCGACCCGCTGCTGGTGCGCCGGCTGCGTCGGCTGCGCGCCGCCCGCCAGCGTCAGCGCTCCGCGCGCCGACTCGGCTTCGAGGTCTGA
- a CDS encoding MoaD/ThiS family protein, translating to MSVSVRVPTILRTYTGGESEVTATGATLAEVIDDLDASYAGIKARILDDNGALRRFVNVYVGDEDVRFLDELATPTPAGTKVSVIPAVAGG from the coding sequence GTGAGCGTGTCCGTCCGCGTCCCCACCATCCTGCGCACCTACACCGGGGGTGAGTCCGAGGTGACCGCCACCGGCGCCACCCTCGCGGAGGTCATCGACGACCTCGACGCGTCGTACGCCGGCATCAAGGCGCGCATCCTCGACGACAACGGTGCGCTGCGGCGCTTCGTCAACGTCTACGTCGGCGACGAGGACGTGCGCTTCCTCGACGAGCTGGCCACCCCCACCCCGGCCGGCACCAAGGTCTCGGTCATCCCCGCCGTCGCCGGCGGCTGA
- the thrC gene encoding threonine synthase gives MREGAFGNARCLSCRECGHEVELGPHYACPECFGPLEVAYDFPAVTREEIEAGPRNIWRYKALLPVPTDIEQSPNTEPGFTRLLQAHNLGRELGLDKLWVKDDSTNPTNSFKDRVVACALSAATELHAKVFACPSTGNLANAVAAAGARAGIKTVVFIPSNLEKPKQVNSAVYTDRLVAVDGNYDDVNKLASEIAGEEEGWAFVNVNVRPFYAEGSKTLGYEIAEQLGWRLPDQVVIPVASGSQLTKVHKAFRELVDLGLVEDKPVKIFGAQATGCSPVSSAYKSGTDAIRPVKPDTIAKSLAIGNPADGIYVLDICRETGGAVEDITDDEVRQGILLLARTEGIFTETAGGTTVGVLKKLVETGQLDTSLETVVINTGMGLKTLDAVADEVGPAATIKPTYAAFTDAGIV, from the coding sequence CTGCGCGAGGGCGCCTTCGGCAACGCCCGCTGCCTGTCGTGTCGCGAGTGCGGCCACGAGGTCGAGCTCGGCCCCCACTACGCCTGTCCGGAGTGCTTCGGCCCGCTCGAGGTGGCCTACGACTTCCCGGCCGTGACGCGCGAGGAGATCGAGGCCGGCCCGCGCAACATCTGGCGCTACAAGGCGCTGCTGCCGGTGCCCACCGACATCGAGCAGAGCCCCAACACCGAGCCCGGCTTCACCCGCCTGCTCCAGGCCCACAACCTCGGTCGCGAGCTCGGCCTGGACAAGCTGTGGGTCAAGGACGACTCCACCAACCCCACCAACTCCTTCAAGGACCGCGTCGTGGCCTGCGCCCTCAGCGCCGCCACCGAGCTGCACGCCAAGGTCTTCGCCTGCCCCTCGACCGGCAACCTCGCCAACGCCGTGGCCGCGGCCGGCGCCCGCGCCGGGATCAAGACGGTCGTCTTCATCCCGAGCAACCTCGAGAAGCCCAAGCAGGTCAACTCCGCGGTCTACACCGACCGCCTGGTCGCCGTCGACGGCAACTACGACGACGTCAACAAGCTCGCCTCGGAGATCGCCGGCGAGGAGGAGGGCTGGGCGTTCGTCAACGTCAACGTCCGCCCCTTCTACGCCGAGGGCTCCAAGACCCTGGGCTACGAGATCGCCGAGCAGCTCGGCTGGCGGCTGCCCGACCAGGTGGTCATCCCCGTCGCCTCCGGCTCCCAGCTGACCAAGGTCCACAAGGCCTTCCGCGAGCTGGTGGACCTCGGCCTGGTCGAGGACAAGCCGGTGAAGATCTTCGGTGCCCAGGCCACCGGCTGCTCGCCGGTGTCCTCGGCCTACAAGTCCGGCACCGACGCGATCCGCCCGGTCAAGCCGGACACCATCGCCAAGTCCCTGGCCATCGGCAACCCCGCCGACGGCATCTACGTGCTCGACATCTGCCGGGAGACCGGCGGCGCGGTCGAGGACATCACCGACGACGAGGTCCGCCAGGGCATCCTGCTGCTGGCGCGCACCGAGGGGATCTTCACCGAGACCGCCGGCGGCACCACCGTCGGCGTCCTGAAGAAGCTGGTCGAGACCGGCCAGCTCGACACCTCGCTGGAGACCGTCGTCATCAACACCGGCATGGGTCTGAAGACCCTCGACGCCGTGGCCGACGAGGTCGGCCCCGCAGCGACCATCAAGCCGACGTACGCCGCGTTCACCGACGCCGGCATCGTCTGA
- the otsB gene encoding trehalose-phosphatase gives MDFTSGQGEQRYEAFVRAAASSVVGLDFDGTLSPIVDDPEQAHIHPDARDVLVALAAEVRAVAVITGRPARQALDLGGLEEVGAAVGEAGSELYLFGQYGNERWSSSRRRIVSPRPPKGLATFERELPRLLRTHGAGEAFIEDKGLAVAVHTRRLPDPERSFEALLPALRGLAAAHDLVVEPGRHVVEIRSPGMHKGVAVRTLVEELDAGGFLFAGDDLGDVEAFEALGELAEGGLPTLRVCSASHEESALVPMSDIVVKGPEGVLQLLAQLTSDARDLRS, from the coding sequence ATGGACTTCACCTCCGGGCAGGGTGAGCAGCGCTACGAGGCGTTCGTGCGGGCTGCGGCGAGCAGCGTCGTCGGGCTCGACTTCGACGGCACGCTCTCCCCGATCGTCGACGACCCGGAGCAGGCGCACATCCACCCCGACGCCCGCGACGTGCTCGTCGCGCTGGCCGCGGAGGTGCGCGCGGTCGCCGTCATCACCGGACGCCCGGCACGCCAGGCCCTCGACCTCGGAGGGCTGGAGGAGGTCGGTGCGGCCGTCGGGGAGGCGGGCAGCGAGCTGTACCTCTTCGGGCAGTACGGCAACGAGCGGTGGTCCTCCTCGCGTCGCCGCATCGTCTCCCCGCGCCCGCCCAAGGGGCTGGCGACCTTCGAGCGCGAGCTGCCCCGGCTGCTGCGCACCCACGGGGCGGGGGAGGCCTTCATCGAGGACAAGGGGCTGGCCGTGGCCGTGCACACGCGCCGACTCCCCGACCCCGAGCGCTCCTTCGAGGCGTTGCTGCCGGCGCTGCGTGGGCTCGCGGCCGCCCACGACCTGGTCGTCGAGCCCGGACGCCACGTGGTGGAGATCCGCTCCCCGGGCATGCACAAGGGGGTCGCGGTGCGGACCCTGGTCGAGGAGCTCGACGCCGGCGGGTTCCTCTTCGCCGGTGACGACCTCGGCGACGTGGAGGCCTTCGAGGCACTCGGCGAGCTGGCGGAGGGTGGCCTCCCGACGCTGCGGGTCTGCTCCGCCTCGCACGAGGAGTCGGCGCTCGTGCCGATGTCCGACATCGTGGTCAAGGGTCCCGAGGGCGTGCTCCAGCTGCTGGCCCAGCTGACCTCGGACGCGCGCGACCTGCGCTCCTGA
- a CDS encoding LytR C-terminal domain-containing protein, whose translation MRDQRGVVLPSPLVMLSVIAVAMAAIAFVATRGGEPTEREITPAARESAEPSATAEPTKKPKPTKAPAPAIQRGKVYVEVYNNSAVTGLAGRVAQRAGDAGWQVVGADNWYGTIPSTTVYYPAKLERAAKLLALDLGVERTAPAVAPMRMDRLTLILTGELD comes from the coding sequence GTGCGCGACCAGCGCGGGGTGGTCCTGCCCTCGCCGCTGGTGATGCTCTCGGTCATCGCGGTCGCCATGGCCGCGATCGCCTTCGTGGCCACCCGCGGCGGCGAGCCGACCGAGCGCGAGATCACCCCCGCCGCCCGTGAGTCGGCCGAGCCGAGCGCCACCGCCGAGCCGACCAAGAAGCCGAAGCCGACCAAGGCGCCCGCTCCGGCCATCCAGCGCGGCAAGGTCTACGTCGAGGTCTACAACAACTCCGCGGTCACCGGCCTGGCCGGCCGCGTGGCGCAGCGGGCCGGCGACGCCGGCTGGCAGGTGGTGGGTGCCGACAACTGGTACGGCACGATCCCCAGCACCACCGTCTACTACCCGGCCAAGCTCGAGCGGGCGGCCAAGCTGCTGGCCCTCGACCTCGGCGTCGAGCGAACCGCTCCCGCCGTGGCGCCGATGCGGATGGACCGGCTCACGCTGATCCTCACCGGCGAGTTGGACTGA